Part of the Eshraghiella crossota genome is shown below.
TGTGATGGAAAACGGACATCCTGTTGCTACAATCAATGACAAAGATTCAGTGGTATTTTTCAATTTCAGACCTGACAGGGCAAGAGAAATAACACATTGCTTCTGCGATGATGATTTTGATAAATTTAACAGAGGACCAAGAAAAGACGTAACGTTTGTATGCTTTACAGAATATGACCCATTAATCCTTAATAAGGATGTTGCATTCAAGAAAGTAGAAGTTACCAATACATTCGGTGAATGGATTGCCAATAACGGAATGAGACAGGCAAGAATTGCTGAAACAGAGAAATATGCCCATGTAACATTCTTCTTTAACGGTGGTGTTGAAACACCTAATAAGGATGAGGACAGAATTCTTGTAAATTCACCTAAATATGTTCCTACTTATGACAAGAAGCCTAGAATGGCAGCATACACAGTAACAGATAAATTAAGCGAAGCAATAACAGCAGTTGATGAAAACGGCGACAGATATTATGATGTTATAATCTGTAATCTTGCTAACCCTGATATGGTTGGTCATACAGCAGTTCTTCCTGCAGTTATAGAGGCAATAGAAGTTGTTGATAAGTGTGTAGGAGAAATTGTTAATCTTGTAAAAGAAGCTGACGGAACCTTGTTTATATGTGCAGACCACGGTAATGCTGAGCAGCTTATTGATTACGAGACAGGCGGAGAATTTACTTCCCACACAACCAACCCTGTTCCGTTTATTCTTGTTACCAATAACGATAACTATGGCTTAAAAGAAAATGGATGTCTCGCAGATATCGTTCCAACACTCATTGATTGTATGGGAATGGAGCAGCCTGAAGAGATGACAGGTAAGTCATTACTTATCAGAAAGTAAAAATTACTATTGATTAATTAAATTTCTTATGATAAAATAAACCTTGTTATGCGAATTGCATAGCAAGGGTTTATTTTATTTAGGAGGTTTTAACGGTGAGTGTCCTTAAAACAGTAATTACAATTATTTTAGTTATAGTAAGTATTATTTTATCAATAGTAGTTCTCATGCAGGAAGGAAAGCAGGAGGGTCTTGGATCATTAGCCGGAGGAGCTTCTACAGATACATACTGGAGTAAGAACAAGGGTCGTTCCAAGGAAGGAGCACTTAAGAAATTTACTACTGTGTTGGCTGTGATTTTCTTTATCCTTGCATTATTACTTAATCTTAAATGGTTAAATTAGTTTTGGATTCTGAGAACTCCCTGGTATACCGGGAGTTCTTTTCGTTTTATGAAATAAGAGGTTAATATGGACGATTACACTTTTGAAAAGAGAAAAAAGGTCATTAATGAATTAATACATGATAAGTATTATACACCTATGAAGGGCAAGGAAATAGCTATGCTTCTCAATGTGAGCAAGGAGAACCGGAATGATTTATATAAAGTTCTTGATGCTCTTGTTCTGGAAGGTAAAATAGGTGTCACATCCAAGGGAAAATACTGCAAAAATGACAAAAACATTCTTACAGGTATTTTTCAGAGTACGGACAGAGGATTTGGTTTTGTTACCGTTGAGGGTGAAGATGAAGATATTTTTATCAGGGAATCCGATACCTGCAATGCATTGCATCAGGACAAGGTACAGCTTGTAATAACCTGTGAAAAGACAGAGGGCAGGCGCAGGGAAGGCAGAATTATACGAATTCTTGAACATGGAATGAACCAGATTGTAGGCATATTCCGGAAGAACGGCGCATATGGTTTCGTAATTCCTGATAACCGCAAGTTTTCCAAAGACATTTTTATACCTAAGGACAAGATACGTTCGGCAGTAACAGGTCACAAGGTTGTGGTTAAAATAAACAGTTTTGGTGACGATACGCATAATCCGGAGGGCGAAGTCATAAGAATATTGGGACATGTTAATGACCCGGGAACAGATATACTTTCTGTTGTTGAATCTTACGAAATTCCTTATGAATACCCTGAGGAAGTAATGAAGGAAATTGAAAAAATACCGGATGAGATTGACGAGACAAAGCTTCCTTTAAGAACTGATTACAGAATGTTACAGACGGTAACTATAGATGGAGAGGATGCAAAGGACCTTGATGACGCAATTTCTTTATCCAAAGAAAATGGCATATATCATCTGGGCGTGCATATAGCCGATGTTGCGGAATATGTCAAAGAAAAAAGTGCTCTGGATAAGGAGGCTCTTAACCGAGGCACAAGTGTATATCTTGTTGACAGGGTTATTCCGATGCTGCCACATAAGCTTAGTAACGGAATATGTTCTCTTAATCAGGGCGTTGACAGATTTGCATTAAGCTGTATGATGGACATTGATTCTACCGGTAAAATTATTGACCATAAAATTTCGGAGTCCGTAATTAACGTTGACAGAAGAATGTCATACACAAGTGTTAAGAAAATTCTTACTGATAACGATACAGATACTATAAATGAATATAAAGATTTTGTACCGATGTTTAAACTTATGGAAGAACTGGCAACAATTTTAAGAAAGAAAAGAAAACAGCGTGGCTCAATTGATTTTGATTTTCCGGAATGTAAGATTGTGCTTGATAAAGCAGGAAGGCCTCTTGATATTAAACCATATGAGCGCAATACGGCTACAAAGATAATAGAGGATTTTATGCTGGCAGCCAATGAAACTGTTGCAGAGGATTATTTCTGGCAACAGATTCCGTTTGTTTACAGAACTC
Proteins encoded:
- the gpmI gene encoding 2,3-bisphosphoglycerate-independent phosphoglycerate mutase, with translation MSKKPTVLLILDGYGLSDKVEGNAVAQANTPVMDKLMKEYPFVKGYASGMAVGLPDGQMGNSEVGHLNMGAGRIVYQELTRITKAIKDGDFFENEALVKACDNCKANDSALHIFGLLSDGGVHSHNTHLYGLLEMAKRQGLEKVYVHCFLDGRDTPPQSAKEFTEELENEIKKIGVGKIATVSGRYYAMDRDNNYDRVEKAYLAMTKGEGNTAESAVAGIQTSYDNGVNDEFVVPFVVMENGHPVATINDKDSVVFFNFRPDRAREITHCFCDDDFDKFNRGPRKDVTFVCFTEYDPLILNKDVAFKKVEVTNTFGEWIANNGMRQARIAETEKYAHVTFFFNGGVETPNKDEDRILVNSPKYVPTYDKKPRMAAYTVTDKLSEAITAVDENGDRYYDVIICNLANPDMVGHTAVLPAVIEAIEVVDKCVGEIVNLVKEADGTLFICADHGNAEQLIDYETGGEFTSHTTNPVPFILVTNNDNYGLKENGCLADIVPTLIDCMGMEQPEEMTGKSLLIRK
- the secG gene encoding preprotein translocase subunit SecG; the encoded protein is MSVLKTVITIILVIVSIILSIVVLMQEGKQEGLGSLAGGASTDTYWSKNKGRSKEGALKKFTTVLAVIFFILALLLNLKWLN
- the rnr gene encoding ribonuclease R, whose product is MDDYTFEKRKKVINELIHDKYYTPMKGKEIAMLLNVSKENRNDLYKVLDALVLEGKIGVTSKGKYCKNDKNILTGIFQSTDRGFGFVTVEGEDEDIFIRESDTCNALHQDKVQLVITCEKTEGRRREGRIIRILEHGMNQIVGIFRKNGAYGFVIPDNRKFSKDIFIPKDKIRSAVTGHKVVVKINSFGDDTHNPEGEVIRILGHVNDPGTDILSVVESYEIPYEYPEEVMKEIEKIPDEIDETKLPLRTDYRMLQTVTIDGEDAKDLDDAISLSKENGIYHLGVHIADVAEYVKEKSALDKEALNRGTSVYLVDRVIPMLPHKLSNGICSLNQGVDRFALSCMMDIDSTGKIIDHKISESVINVDRRMSYTSVKKILTDNDTDTINEYKDFVPMFKLMEELATILRKKRKQRGSIDFDFPECKIVLDKAGRPLDIKPYERNTATKIIEDFMLAANETVAEDYFWQQIPFVYRTHDTPDKDKINELAAFINNFGYSIKVSNDEIHPKELQKLMEKIEGSEEENLISRLTLRAMKRAGYTVECKGHFGLAAKYYTHFTSPIRRYPDLQIHRIIKESLHGGITDKRIKHYENILPDVTKHASQTERRADDAEREVDKMKKAEYMSLRIGKTFSGVISGVTAWGLYVELPNTVEGLVHVNELTDDYYIFDQNSYELYGEVTHKTYKLGMKVRVKCTGASKVLRTVDFQIVEDDI